DNA sequence from the uncultured Ilyobacter sp. genome:
CAACATTTTTTTTAGAAATTCAAGTTCTTCAAAACTAACTTTAACTTCCTTTTTATCCTTCTTTTCACATTCATTTTTTAAATAATCCAAAAATGTCATTACTCCCTGCCCTTGAGGTATAGGAGAGCTTCCAAATTGTTTTTTTATTTCGTCTATAAATTTAGATAAAAACTTTTTGTTGGCTTTATCTAAGTTAACTGTATATTTTCTCTTTGATTTACCTATCTTTTGCATTGTGTTCATCATACCCGCCATAGAACTCATGTTGTTCATTTGCATAGGGTTTAGATTATTAGGGTTAATCCTTTGACCTTTCATTCATTCTCCTCCATAGATAACAAGTTTTTTGCTTATTTTAAAATTTTCCTATTATTTTCTCTATCTCTTCTTTTGATATGCCACCATTTCTCAAAATAACCGGCTTTTCTCTCATATCTATAATAGTGGACTCTATTCCGAGGTCACATGCTCCCCCGTCCACAAGTATATCTACTCTTTTTTTAAACTCTTCACTTACGTCTGAAAATTTCTTTGGACTAGGTTCTCCAGATATATTAGCACTTGTAGTAGCCAATATGCCTCCACAAGCTTTTATTATATCAAGTGCAAGGGGATGATTTGGCATCCTAACCCCTATACTCTCTCCTCCAGATACCATTACTGAAGGAACATTCTCCTTTTTAGGGAGAATTATGGTCAAGGCTCCCGGCCAGAAAAACTTCATGAGTTTATGAATATTTTCTCTGTTTCTATCAATATAAGCTATCTTTTCTACAATACTTTCATCACTTACAAGGGCTATAAGAGGAGAAGAAAATGTCCTTTCCTTTGCCCTGTATATGTTCTTGAGTGCCTCTTCTTTTTCGATGATTGCTCCCACACCATAGACAGTATCTGTAGGGTAAACAATCAGCTCTCCAGACTTAACTTTCTTTGCCACAGCAGGAAGATCCATGTTTTTCAAATCAAAAACAATCTGTTTCATACTTCTCCACCTCGTCTGTTTATTTCGTAAAATATAAAGTATTTTAACATATTAAAAAAAAAAAAGCTAGTATCCTGACAACTGCTTTTACTCTTTGTTGTGATATTTTTTACAAAATTTTTACCTATGACATTATCATAAAAAGTACTTATATTCCGAAAAAAAATATTAAAAAAATATCTATTTCTGTTGAAAATCAAACTTAATTTTGATTTTCCTCTCATTTTAAAAATCAGGTGGCCTTGAAATTACCAATTTTTAAGGCTATTATCTCTATTGAGGGGATTTTTATATCAATGTAAAAGGGGAGAAATTTTATGCTAATGGTAAATGCCAAAAACAAAAGGCTGGCTCTGCTGGCAGCTTTTTTTATGTTCACAGTTTCAAACAGCTATTCCATGGCTGCCACTTCAAATGAAGTTTTCATGGTAGAAAGTGAGAGTAAAATTCCAGTATCAATATCCATTTCAACAGGAGTTTTAAATGGTGAATCAGAAGAATATGTCTATGATGGCTCCAGTAAATTGAGCAAACTCACCTGGGATTTAGACAGAGTTCCCGTAATTGGGATTGACACTTCTGCAAAGCTCAATGAAAAACTTTCAATTAATTTTTCCGGTTGGACTAAGATTTCTGAAAGCGGTGGAAACATGGAGGATTATGATTGGTATAACGGAGACAACGAGCCTTGGACTGATTATTCATCACATGATACTGAACTTGACGAGGCCTATATGCTAGATATCAATATGAGCTACCTTCTCTATAAAAAAAATAACTCTTCCGTTACAGGGGAAGTAGGCTTCAGACATGACCGTTATAAATGGAATGCTTACGGAGGATATGCAATATACGATAGTGGAAGTGTTGATGTTGATTTTGATGATGAAAAAAACATCTCTTATGACCAGGAATTTTATGCCCCTTATTTGGGCTTAACTCTAAATACAAAAAAGGATAAATGGCTTATTTCCTCTTATCTCAGAGGGTCTCTTTGGGCGTGGGGGGAAGCTGAAGACACTCACTATTATCCTGGACTTACTTATGATACTGGGTCTTCTTCTGGATACTTATCCGGTAGTGACTCGGTAACATTCAAAGATGAATTTGAAAATATAGCCTACCTTTCATTAGGATTAAATGTCGGTTACATGATTATGGAAAATCTCGTAATAAACCTTTCTGGTAATTTTCAAAAGTACTTCAGAGAAACCGGAGATGATACGGTATATTATTCCGATGGAAGCACTGAGTATTACAAAGACAGTGCCGGTACCTCAAACTACTCTTACATGATATCACTAGGTGCTACATACATATTTTAAACTTAAAAAGGAGTCCCCGAGGACTCCTTTTTAAGTTGCTTTATCAAGATCAAACCAAAAGACTACCTTTTCGTCTTCTAATTCTGCCCCGTAGCTGCTTTTATGCTTTTCCAAAACTCCCTTGACTATGGCTAGACCAAGGCCTGTCCCCTCACTACTTCTAGACTTGTCACCCCTATAAAATGGAGCCCATATTTCCTTCAAGTCCTCCTCAGTCAGATCACTGCATGTATTAATAACCTTTACCCTGTATTTTCCCCTGTCTTCATCTACGTCGACTTTTATCTTACCTTTTTCCGGAGTATATTTAAAAGCGTTACTCACGAGGTTTTCCAAGACCCTTTTTATATATTTCCAGTCTCCCAAGGCCCATATATCATCCTCAGGATAAGATATAACGTATTTTTCAAATTCCATATAATACTTATCCATTATCTGTCTTATCATCTTCCCAAGATTTATCTTTTCTATATCCAGTTCCAAATATCCAGCCTCTATCTGGGATATAAGGAGAAGTTCTTTGACAAGTTCATCCATTTTTCTGCTTTCGTCCACTATGACCTCACAGTAAAAATTCCTATCCTCATCTGTGGCTATGCCTTCCATCAAACCTTGAGCATATCCCTGTATCAAGGCTATAGGGGTTTTTAATTCGTGACTCACGCTAGCAACAAACTCTTTTCTCAGACTTTCCAGTTTCTTTTCTTTTTCTATATCTTTTTTTAGTTCCAGGTTTGCAATATTCAGATCCTCTATAGTTTCATGAAGAATATCTCCCATCCTGTTTATGCTATTCCCCAGTTCACCTATCTCATCTTTTCTCTCTGATGAAAATTTCAGAGAAAAGTTCAGGTTTGATATCCCCTTTGTTATCTCCTTCAGATGAAGAATGGGCTGGGTTATCTTTTTTGAAAATATAAAAGCCATAATAAGTCCAAAGGCCAAGGCATAGACAATAATTCTCATATAATATCGGTTTGCCACATGGACAGATTCTTCTATAGAGCTTATAGGGGTCCTTATTTCCACAAATCTGTTGTGCTGATAGGGAGTAAATAAAATCATAAATTCACCTAAAGGATCTTCAATTTTTATCTTCTGAAAAACCTGTTTTCCGTCTCTTATATCCTGAAGTATTCCCTTGTTTTCAAGTCCCTCTATATAAAAGTCTTCTGATGATACAAAGAGATCATTAGAAAACTGCCTTATATATATGGTCACGTTGTTTTCTCTTTCTAACTGCTCAAAA
Encoded proteins:
- a CDS encoding HAMP domain-containing sensor histidine kinase, with the protein product MRIRSKIFFLIFSVVLFIMMGFYVITEFYLEKFYIDSKKENLKSVAQIISNPEHPLDFEQLERENNVTIYIRQFSNDLFVSSEDFYIEGLENKGILQDIRDGKQVFQKIKIEDPLGEFMILFTPYQHNRFVEIRTPISSIEESVHVANRYYMRIIVYALAFGLIMAFIFSKKITQPILHLKEITKGISNLNFSLKFSSERKDEIGELGNSINRMGDILHETIEDLNIANLELKKDIEKEKKLESLRKEFVASVSHELKTPIALIQGYAQGLMEGIATDEDRNFYCEVIVDESRKMDELVKELLLISQIEAGYLELDIEKINLGKMIRQIMDKYYMEFEKYVISYPEDDIWALGDWKYIKRVLENLVSNAFKYTPEKGKIKVDVDEDRGKYRVKVINTCSDLTEEDLKEIWAPFYRGDKSRSSEGTGLGLAIVKGVLEKHKSSYGAELEDEKVVFWFDLDKAT
- a CDS encoding omptin family outer membrane protease, with translation MLMVNAKNKRLALLAAFFMFTVSNSYSMAATSNEVFMVESESKIPVSISISTGVLNGESEEYVYDGSSKLSKLTWDLDRVPVIGIDTSAKLNEKLSINFSGWTKISESGGNMEDYDWYNGDNEPWTDYSSHDTELDEAYMLDINMSYLLYKKNNSSVTGEVGFRHDRYKWNAYGGYAIYDSGSVDVDFDDEKNISYDQEFYAPYLGLTLNTKKDKWLISSYLRGSLWAWGEAEDTHYYPGLTYDTGSSSGYLSGSDSVTFKDEFENIAYLSLGLNVGYMIMENLVINLSGNFQKYFRETGDDTVYYSDGSTEYYKDSAGTSNYSYMISLGATYIF
- a CDS encoding L-threonylcarbamoyladenylate synthase is translated as MKQIVFDLKNMDLPAVAKKVKSGELIVYPTDTVYGVGAIIEKEEALKNIYRAKERTFSSPLIALVSDESIVEKIAYIDRNRENIHKLMKFFWPGALTIILPKKENVPSVMVSGGESIGVRMPNHPLALDIIKACGGILATTSANISGEPSPKKFSDVSEEFKKRVDILVDGGACDLGIESTIIDMREKPVILRNGGISKEEIEKIIGKF